One genomic window of Bombus huntii isolate Logan2020A unplaced genomic scaffold, iyBomHunt1.1 ctg00000052.1, whole genome shotgun sequence includes the following:
- the LOC126875705 gene encoding uncharacterized protein LOC126875705, translating into MLSHRNLLLFIQTLSAPGSMDIRRGDRILVFLPLFHGYAFGMMNTAISCGAAVYIMGNFELETLLSSVEKYRITHIPLVPPVLVGLAKHPMVPNYDFSSVREIVSGAAPLPPDVSFSSKLPNVIRYNVIL; encoded by the exons ATGTTGTCTCATCGAAATTTGTTACTTTTCATCCAAACTCTAag TGCCCCAGGATCAATGGATATTCGACGTGGAGACCGAATACTAGTTTTCTTGCCATTATTTCACGGTTATGCGTTCGGAATGATGAATACGGCAATAAGTTGCGGTGCAGCTGTGTACATAATGGGAAATTTCGAGTTAGAAACGTTACTCAGTTCCGTagaaaaatacagaattaCGCATATACCATTGGTCCCTCCAGTTTTAGTTGGTCTTGCGAAGCATCCAATGGTGCCAAATTACGATTTCAGCAGCGTGAGAGAGATCGTTTCCGGTGCGGCACCGCTTCCGCCGGATGTAAGTTTTTCGTCCAAACTAcccaacgtaatacgttataacgttattctataa